In Microbulbifer salipaludis, a genomic segment contains:
- the modA gene encoding molybdate ABC transporter substrate-binding protein, protein MLLLLGSCGSRQPPELRLAVDAGFQPAVEALRENFESQCGCRLKITAGASGLLYSQIRAGESFDLFLSADSARPVLLEKAGLTVAASRQTYARGQLALWVNRQISADKSSGFSTLAANLARQDATLTPRQLILLLGRGKHKLVVADPQLAPDGDAAVRMLKKLRLWPRLRGRVVFAGHAGHAQILLHQGQGDMGLIPYGQALATGRHGQFMRIPAHFHPPIHQQMVILRNTRQRDLAIRLLQYLQSDAVQQQLEGLGFLRVDSGAKLNL, encoded by the coding sequence ATGCTGTTGTTGCTTGGCAGTTGCGGTTCGCGCCAGCCGCCGGAGCTGAGGCTGGCGGTGGATGCTGGTTTTCAGCCGGCGGTGGAGGCACTGCGGGAAAATTTTGAGTCCCAATGCGGGTGCCGTCTCAAAATCACGGCCGGTGCCAGTGGCCTGTTGTACAGTCAGATTCGCGCCGGTGAATCCTTTGACCTTTTCCTGTCTGCAGACAGCGCTCGCCCGGTACTCCTGGAAAAAGCCGGCCTCACTGTCGCCGCCAGTCGCCAGACCTACGCCCGGGGCCAGTTGGCCCTGTGGGTCAATCGGCAGATCTCTGCGGATAAATCCTCGGGCTTCTCAACCCTCGCCGCCAACCTTGCCCGTCAAGACGCCACCCTGACGCCGCGTCAGCTGATCCTGTTACTGGGGCGTGGCAAGCACAAGCTGGTGGTGGCCGACCCGCAGCTGGCGCCGGATGGGGATGCCGCGGTGCGCATGCTGAAAAAGCTGCGGCTGTGGCCCCGGCTGCGAGGGCGGGTGGTATTTGCGGGGCACGCGGGGCATGCCCAGATACTCCTGCACCAGGGGCAGGGCGACATGGGGCTGATTCCTTACGGGCAAGCGCTCGCCACCGGACGTCATGGGCAGTTCATGCGGATTCCCGCGCACTTCCACCCACCCATTCACCAGCAAATGGTCATTCTACGCAACACCCGCCAACGCGATCTCGCCATCCGCCTGTTGCAGTATCTGCAGTCCGATGCGGTACAACAGCAATTGGAAGGGTTGGGTTTTTTGCGGGTGGATTCAGGTGCCAAATTGAACTTGTGA
- the mobA gene encoding molybdenum cofactor guanylyltransferase, with product MTANSEFFSQERGRAPVQKRVCPVVLAGGQSSRMGKDKALLKLSHGRTLLEQARYVIDGLQPSEGIVMMPTMVSGARPGGIPDRVPDAGPLGGLQAIARHLDSQKLACDALLVLPVDMPLLSPALLHQLCAAGQTVEQVVCIGDFYLPCWLPLNDRCRKYLDAAVTGQVIASVRALFGYLGCMQLPEPDGDWHLNVNRPEDFQRLLP from the coding sequence ATGACGGCAAATTCCGAGTTTTTCAGTCAGGAGCGGGGCCGAGCGCCGGTGCAGAAGCGGGTGTGTCCGGTGGTACTGGCCGGCGGCCAGTCCAGCCGCATGGGAAAAGACAAGGCCCTGCTAAAATTATCCCATGGACGTACGCTTCTGGAGCAGGCCAGGTATGTGATCGATGGCCTGCAGCCGTCAGAAGGTATCGTAATGATGCCGACGATGGTGAGCGGTGCGCGCCCCGGGGGCATACCGGACCGGGTCCCCGACGCCGGGCCACTTGGTGGTTTGCAGGCGATAGCGCGGCATCTGGACAGCCAGAAGCTGGCGTGCGATGCGCTGCTGGTGCTGCCAGTGGATATGCCCTTGCTGAGTCCGGCACTGCTGCATCAGCTGTGCGCCGCGGGCCAGACAGTGGAGCAGGTGGTCTGTATCGGGGACTTTTACCTGCCATGCTGGTTGCCCCTCAATGATCGCTGCAGGAAATACCTGGATGCAGCGGTCACCGGTCAGGTCATTGCGTCGGTGCGCGCGCTGTTTGGCTATCTGGGGTGTATGCAGCTGCCAGAACCCGATGGTGATTGGCATCTGAACGTCAACCGCCCAGAGGACTTCCAGCGCCTGCTGCCTTGA